The following are encoded together in the Desulfovibrio desulfuricans DSM 642 genome:
- a CDS encoding ATP-binding protein, whose translation MREIVVISGKGGTGKTTVCAAFAALAHAQGQKAVLCDLDVDVPDMHILLNPQVQQEEVFISGNTARINPDLCTACGRCAELCRFDAVRLENGLYSIDELGCEGCGVCHKLCPAHAVEFPERRCGVWYVSNTRFGPFVHAQLDPGQENSGRLVALLKRQARDKATQMGADLVLCDGSPGVGCPVISSLSGAALAVAVVEPTPSGRHDFARVAELCAHFRIPVAVLINKADLNADEVARIHALADEGGHHVVGELPFSPLVTQAMVRRQALTEEISTLTKPLAETLAAAWERVCSLASQPGRQGDIKHL comes from the coding sequence ATGCGTGAGATAGTTGTTATCAGCGGCAAGGGCGGTACGGGAAAAACCACCGTCTGCGCCGCATTTGCCGCGCTGGCCCACGCGCAGGGGCAAAAGGCCGTACTCTGCGACCTGGATGTGGACGTGCCGGACATGCACATTCTGCTGAACCCGCAGGTGCAGCAGGAGGAAGTTTTTATTTCCGGCAATACGGCCCGCATCAATCCTGATCTGTGCACCGCCTGCGGGCGTTGCGCCGAGCTGTGCCGCTTTGATGCGGTGCGGCTTGAAAATGGCCTGTACTCCATAGACGAACTGGGCTGCGAGGGCTGCGGCGTGTGCCACAAACTTTGCCCGGCGCACGCTGTGGAATTTCCCGAACGGCGCTGTGGCGTGTGGTATGTCAGCAACACCCGTTTTGGCCCCTTTGTACATGCGCAGCTTGACCCTGGGCAGGAAAATTCGGGTCGTCTTGTGGCCCTGCTCAAGCGTCAGGCCCGGGACAAGGCAACCCAAATGGGCGCAGACCTTGTGCTGTGCGATGGCTCGCCGGGTGTGGGCTGCCCTGTGATCAGCTCCCTCTCCGGTGCGGCGCTGGCCGTGGCCGTGGTCGAGCCAACGCCTTCAGGGCGGCATGACTTTGCCCGTGTGGCGGAGCTGTGCGCGCATTTCCGTATTCCCGTGGCGGTGCTCATCAACAAGGCCGACCTGAACGCGGATGAGGTGGCCCGCATACACGCCCTGGCCGATGAGGGTGGGCATCATGTGGTGGGCGAGCTGCCCTTCAGCCCGCTGGTCACGCAGGCCATGGTGCGGCGGCAGGCCCTGACCGAAGAAATTTCAACCCTTACCAAACCCCTGGCCGAAACTCTGGCAGCAGCCTGGGAGCGCGTGTGCTCTCTGG